The following are encoded in a window of Artemia franciscana chromosome 5, ASM3288406v1, whole genome shotgun sequence genomic DNA:
- the LOC136027768 gene encoding uncharacterized protein LOC136027768: MHLINYQIKTRQSTFNASPATGEQQDHNITVSKAKPKNWVSWKETMMQSIPHPPEDMAFKQWRHPKKMFESSQSSQESFNSPQPRDQQDESISKPSTSREETYEGQARSTPKSQTSSSKEPDSKSTNTSSSDTDSESEADKLKDSEGTRPHSATAQAKRAQLKGQKFLKKQ; this comes from the coding sequence ATGCATCTTATTAATTATCAGATTAAGACTAGACAAAGTACATTTAATGCTAGTCCCGCCACGGGTGAACAACAGGATCACAACATAACAGTATCAAAAGCAAAACCAAAGAACTGGGTTTCTTGGAAGGAAACCATGATGCAATCAATTCCCCATCCTCCCGAGGATATGGCTTTCAAACAATGGAGGCACCCCAAGAAAATGTTTGAATCCTCCCAAAGCTCCCAAGAATCCTTCAATTCTCCCCAGCCAAGAGATCAACAAGACGAGTCAATTAGTAAACCCTCTACTTCGCGAGAAGAAACCTATGAAGGTCAAGCAAGGTCAACACCTAAATCTCAAACTTCTTCTTCAAAAGAACCAGATTCTAAATCTACAAATACCAGTTCCTCAGATACTGACAGTGAATCAGAAGCTGATAAGCTCAAGGACTCAGAAGGAACAAGACCACATAGTGCTACTGCCCAAGCTAAAAGGGCACAACTTAAAGGTcaaaaattccttaagaaacagtaa